ACCACCGGGCGCGGGGGAGCGACGCGCCCGCCTATCGCGGGGCGCTGCTACGGGCGCTCCGGGCCGCGGTTTGGCCGGTCTACATCGTGCTGCTGACGTTGGCCCTGCCGCAGTTCGGTCTGTCCCACAACGATTCCCTCGGCCCGGTGGTGGTCGAGGCGCTGCAGCTCACCGCGCTGGTGCTGTGGATCGCGCTGTTCGGCGCGGCGCTCCTCGGTCCGGGCGGACACGGCGAGCGGCGCTGGGGGTTGACCCCGGAGGCCAGCGGCGTGCTTCGGGGAGGGGTGACCGCAGGGTGCGCGGCGGCGTTCGTGCTGCTGATCCCGCGGTACGTCCTGCTGAACTCTCCCGCCGACGACGTGGGCGCGAGTCTGGCCTTGGCGCGCCTTCTCATGATCGTCTTCGCCCTCCTGGTGCTCTTCCTAGGGGCGGTGGGATGCAGCCGGCGACGCCCATTCATGCAGGCGGTCCTCGGGCAAAGCCGCGCGCATGAGGGATTCCTGTGGGCGGTCTGGCCCTTGGTCCACCTCCTGGTCGTGGCGGTTCTGGCCGGCACCATCGTCCTGAACCTGATGGGCTATCAGTACGCTTCGCAGTTCCTGTGGCAGAGGATCATGGGGTCCGGGCTGCTGGCGCTGGCGGTGTGTATCCTCTCTTTCTACCTCAAAAGCGCGGTGCGCGCGGTGTGGAGGGGTGTGACCGCCGGGCGGACGGGCGCGGACGCGGAGAGCGGCGCGGCCGAAGCCGGGAACGGCGGCTCGTTGCGAGCGCTCGTGGACCTGCCTCTCGCCATCCTGGGCGCGGTGGCGCTGCTCGAGGTCTGGGGCTTCTCGGTGCTGGAGTTCCTGGGCACGCCGGCGGGTGAGACCGTGCTGGCGCGGGCCGTCTTGATCGCGTTGGTGATCGTGGCGGGGATCGCGCTCGTCCGGCTGAGCAACGCCGCGGTGCTCTCGCTGCTGCGTCCCCGGGTCCTGGACCGGGTGGGCAGCCGGGAAGCCGGCCGCAAGCTTCAGACCCTCGGGCCGCTGGCGCAGACCTCGGTCAAGCTGTTGGTCGTGCTGGTGGGCGCGCTGCTCATCCTGCAACTCGTGGGCGTCGAAACCGGGCCGCTGCTGGCGGGCGTGGGCATCTTCGGTCTGGCCGTGGGCTTCGCCGCCCAGTCGCTCATCAAGGACATCATCAACGGCCTGTTCATCCTCACGGAGGGCAGCGTGGGCGCCGGCGACGTCGTCGACGTGGGCGGCGTCACCGGCACGGTGGAGAAGGTCACGCTACGCTCGGTGCGCATCCGCGACCTGAGCGGCAACGTGCACTTCGTGCCCAACAGCACCATCGAGCACGTGGAGAACATGACCAAGGACTTCTCCCGCTACTTGATGGACGTGGGCGTGGGTTATCGCGAGGATACCGACGAGGTGGTGGCGGTGATGCGCGAGGTGGACGAGTCCATGCGCCAGGACTCGCAGTTTCGCTGGGACATGCTGGAGCCCATCGAGATCATGGGCCTCGATCGCTTCGAGGATTCCGCGGTAATCGTGCGCGCCCGTCTCAAGACCCGGCCCAGCCGGCAATGGGGCATCGGTCGCGAGTACAACCGGCGCCTCAAGAAAGCGTTCGATGAGCGCGGCATCGAGATCCCTTTCCCGCACCGCACCATCTACTGGGGCGAGACCAAGCAGGGACAGCCACCGCTCCAGGTGGAGTCCCGGCCGGGCGCAAAGGCGACGGACCCGGTTGCTCCGGACGCCCCGAGAGCGGAAGGGAAACAACCGAAGGAAGAGGAGTAGATTCCATGGCACAAAGCAGCGCGAGACTGAGCCTTGAAAAGGCCGCGATCATTGTCGACGAGACCCTGGCCGAAGCCCGCCGGCTGGAACTCAGGCCCATGGCCGTCGCCGTGCTCGACGACGGCGGCCACCTCAAGGCCTTCAAGCGCGAGGACGGCGCCAGCATCCTGCGCCCGCAGGTCGCCATCGGCAAGGCCTGGGGCTCCCTGGGCATGGGCGGCTCCAGCCGCTCCATCGCCGACCGCCTCAACGAGCGACCGACCTTCCTCGCCGCCCTCACGGCACTGGCCGACGGCAAGGTCGTGCCTGCCGCGGGTGGCCTCCTGATCCGCGACGGCGACGACGTGGTCGGCGCCGTCGGCGTCAGCGGCGGCACCTCCGACGAGGACGAGGACATCGCGCGGGTGGGGGTGGCCGCGGCGGGGCTGGAGTGCTTCGACTGATCCTGAAGCGGGACTGTCCACGGGGTTATGCTCATCAGAGAGGCGCACGCGGTCGACGCCGCCGCCATCGCAAGAGTCCACGTCGATAGCTGGCGCACCACCTACGCTGGAATTCTGCCGTCCGATTTCCTGGCATCGCTTTCATACGCGAAGAGGGAACAGTTCTGG
The window above is part of the Deltaproteobacteria bacterium genome. Proteins encoded here:
- a CDS encoding mechanosensitive ion channel; this translates as MNLDLDEAMVDDRIGFIERRLTESRSRVASLLNTIELGVLKVQKKTLAFRRELESLRAELAEQERLTAQDMRNKERLVDLVERYGAGDWVARHIKVELERFRHRGQRAAAAPTDEESLRMRLREYRQALFELGTLLFRVDADARDYARALAAEKPSARESAELDRILGERKAALQAQERVLDALAEFAARLADLSRAREGELESLYTLVLDRMLWLRNREPLGLFPPNWALLGQAVDGAVGLSARVYGLFQLERRMAHGRFSSSWWPWATAVLVFGLVPWLALRAGRFLRARLADHRARGSDAPAYRGALLRALRAAVWPVYIVLLTLALPQFGLSHNDSLGPVVVEALQLTALVLWIALFGAALLGPGGHGERRWGLTPEASGVLRGGVTAGCAAAFVLLIPRYVLLNSPADDVGASLALARLLMIVFALLVLFLGAVGCSRRRPFMQAVLGQSRAHEGFLWAVWPLVHLLVVAVLAGTIVLNLMGYQYASQFLWQRIMGSGLLALAVCILSFYLKSAVRAVWRGVTAGRTGADAESGAAEAGNGGSLRALVDLPLAILGAVALLEVWGFSVLEFLGTPAGETVLARAVLIALVIVAGIALVRLSNAAVLSLLRPRVLDRVGSREAGRKLQTLGPLAQTSVKLLVVLVGALLILQLVGVETGPLLAGVGIFGLAVGFAAQSLIKDIINGLFILTEGSVGAGDVVDVGGVTGTVEKVTLRSVRIRDLSGNVHFVPNSTIEHVENMTKDFSRYLMDVGVGYREDTDEVVAVMREVDESMRQDSQFRWDMLEPIEIMGLDRFEDSAVIVRARLKTRPSRQWGIGREYNRRLKKAFDERGIEIPFPHRTIYWGETKQGQPPLQVESRPGAKATDPVAPDAPRAEGKQPKEEE
- a CDS encoding heme-binding protein, whose protein sequence is MAQSSARLSLEKAAIIVDETLAEARRLELRPMAVAVLDDGGHLKAFKREDGASILRPQVAIGKAWGSLGMGGSSRSIADRLNERPTFLAALTALADGKVVPAAGGLLIRDGDDVVGAVGVSGGTSDEDEDIARVGVAAAGLECFD